The proteins below come from a single Sorghum bicolor cultivar BTx623 chromosome 4, Sorghum_bicolor_NCBIv3, whole genome shotgun sequence genomic window:
- the LOC110435151 gene encoding uncharacterized protein LOC110435151 → MASHPYLKKVRWLFSRMLFSIGVDPFLAILIITFWMYAEEDGCVDYFECINAFNESNILVMVDSVRKYLVDLVHLASSDTNSNSPYAKEVIERIDFYLDNICFEALGDLLEEFEIHDLIYEYAQDHDECLREEIFVRLGIVTNLDESSSQAQNTQGQATSALMPETTEEATILSWSTDFLEEILENADELLCQPNNIPKEERTLLVIFSDGYPLTEDELYDFFSWNYGEVEEIVIEEPRLRPHPLCALIIFSSPNTLFSILNGDKRAHFIIKGKDLWVQRNVEDKRAHFTINGKDLFYWG, encoded by the exons ATGGCTTCTCATCCCTACCTCAAGAAAGTTCGGTGGTTGTTCTCCCGCATGTTGTTTTCTATTGGAGTTGATCCATTTCTTGCAATATTGATAATCACCTTTTGGATGTATGCTGAAGAAGATGGTTGTGTTGATTACTTTGAATGCATAAATGCATTCAATGAGTCCAACATCTTGGTTATGGTTGACTCTGTGAGAAAGTATCTTGTTGATCTTGTTCATCTTGCATCAAGTGACACAAATAGCAATTCTCCCTATGCGAAAGAAGTTATTGAAAGAATTGATTTCTACCTCGACAATATTTGCTTTGAGGCCTTGGGAGATCTACTTGAAGAATTTGAGATCCATGACTTAATCTATGAATATGCTCAAGATCATGATGAATGTCTCAGGGAAGAAATTTTTGTTAGACTG GGTATTGTAACGAACTTGGATGAGTCTTCTAGTCAAGCCCAAAACACTCAAGGTCAAGCCACAAGTGCTCTAATGCCTGAAACTACAGAAGAGGCAACAATTTTATCTTGGTCAACTGACTTTCTTGAAGAAATATTAGAGAATGCAGAT GAACTCCTATGTCAGCCAAATAACATTCCAAAAGAAGAGAGAACTCTGCTTGTGATTTTCTCTGATGGATATCCATTGACTGAAGATGAACTATATGACTTCTTTAGCTG GAACTATGGAGAAGTTGAAGAAATTGTTATAGAGGAACCAAGACTAAGGCCTCATCCGCTTTGTGCCCTTATCATAttctcttcacccaatacactATTTAGTATCCTCAATGGAGATAAGAGGGCCCACTTCATCATAAAAGGGAAAGATTTGTGGGTTCAGCGTAATGTTGAAGATAAGAGGGCCCACTTCACTATAAATGGCAAAGATTTGTTCTATTGGGGATAA